A window of the Rickettsia felis URRWXCal2 genome harbors these coding sequences:
- the dnaA gene encoding Chromosomal replication initiator protein DnaA — protein MSTNQIILTDQGDNYVNVWSHVAQDLYNHYGETLYNSWFSKVNFIESSLNTVILCAPTNFVRDWIKSKYSMVILQLFQHYNNTIKSIEIITKELPGTTQTVIELPTKTFADIGSSELNSENIFSTLDVRFTFDNFVVGAPNELAYAAARAVAESSGAVSESNPLFLYGGVGLGKTHLMHAIGWYIKQNNPSRKVIYMSAEKFMYQFVKALRNKEVISFKEKFRSVDVLMIDDIQFICGKDSTQEEFFHTFNTLIDNNRQMVISCDRSPSDLDNIEDRIKSRLGWGLVADVHSTTYELRLGILESKIEQMNVKIPKDVIDFLASKIVSNVRELEGALNKVIAHSNFTLKEITLENTQNILRDLLRSNERIITVEDIQKKVASRYNIKLSDMSSSRRLREVARPRQIAMYLSKALTPKSLADIGKKFGKKDHTTVMHAIKKVEELLENDIELREEINLLMKILQN, from the coding sequence GTGAGTACTAATCAAATAATTTTAACGGATCAAGGTGATAATTATGTAAATGTCTGGAGTCACGTGGCTCAAGATCTTTACAATCATTACGGTGAAACTCTATATAATAGCTGGTTTAGTAAAGTCAATTTTATAGAGTCTTCATTAAATACCGTTATTCTTTGTGCCCCTACTAACTTTGTTAGAGATTGGATAAAATCCAAATACTCTATGGTCATATTGCAACTATTTCAACATTATAATAATACCATTAAGTCGATTGAAATAATTACTAAAGAGTTACCTGGAACAACCCAAACAGTTATAGAATTACCTACTAAGACTTTTGCCGATATCGGCAGCAGTGAGCTTAATTCGGAAAATATCTTTTCAACTCTTGACGTACGTTTTACTTTCGATAATTTTGTGGTTGGAGCCCCAAATGAACTAGCTTATGCAGCAGCAAGAGCGGTTGCGGAATCATCAGGTGCGGTTTCTGAGTCTAATCCGCTTTTTCTATATGGCGGCGTAGGGCTTGGTAAAACTCATTTAATGCATGCAATCGGTTGGTATATCAAACAGAATAATCCAAGCCGCAAAGTGATATATATGTCTGCAGAGAAGTTTATGTATCAGTTTGTTAAAGCTCTGCGTAATAAAGAAGTAATCTCGTTTAAAGAGAAATTCCGCTCGGTTGACGTGTTGATGATTGATGATATTCAATTTATTTGCGGTAAAGATAGTACGCAGGAAGAATTTTTCCATACTTTTAATACATTGATTGATAATAACCGTCAAATGGTTATTTCTTGTGATAGGTCACCTTCAGATTTAGATAATATTGAAGATCGGATAAAATCTCGTCTTGGATGGGGCTTAGTTGCCGACGTTCATAGTACTACTTATGAGCTACGACTCGGTATTCTAGAATCTAAGATTGAACAGATGAACGTTAAAATACCGAAAGACGTAATTGATTTTTTAGCATCTAAAATCGTTTCAAACGTTAGAGAACTTGAAGGAGCTTTAAATAAAGTGATAGCTCATTCTAATTTTACTTTAAAAGAAATTACACTCGAAAATACACAAAATATTTTAAGAGATTTATTACGTTCTAATGAAAGAATAATTACCGTTGAAGATATTCAGAAAAAAGTAGCTAGTCGTTATAATATTAAATTATCCGATATGTCTTCGTCACGGAGATTACGAGAAGTTGCAAGACCACGTCAAATAGCTATGTATCTTAGTAAAGCATTAACACCGAAAAGTTTAGCCGATATCGGTAAAAAATTCGGTAAAAAAGACCACACAACGGTTATGCATGCTATTAAGAAAGTAGAAGAATTACTGGAAAACGATATAGAATTACGCGAAGAGATTAATTTGCTGATGAAAATATTGCAGAATTAG
- the mfd gene encoding Transcription-repair coupling factor — protein sequence MLQQKFPATAKSFFATHNFTKNLKQDFILSSSNEDEALQLYKQALFFSSNENIYYFPSYDTIPYDHTSPNANILSRRAEILTKLTTNNSNGKLLITYAANLLNKLPPKDFFSKYFLKLSPKMKFTTDELAMFLVENSFTRNASSIDVGEFAVRGEIIDIILPGPKAYRINFSWDYIESIKEFDIDTQISTKSCSELVISPANEIVLNSETNGNFKNNYLRNFGVNHTDNPLYEAVISGRKFAGYEQLLPLFYNSCSSLVDYLNDPIFIFDNLSKQAILEFEHSYNDFYSARSEVNKLKFNSFYPTLSPTDLYFTASEITELLEQKNNIFISYENSEQATLIENISSASFIEKKTVFDKLFEIIKAHSSKKIVIGAASLSGLERIKSITQNYEYKYNEINKLDEAKASVINVGIIPLNQSFYTKEYLFITASELLEEKSSSTNTNKKLKNILLELDNLAEGEFVVHKDHGIGQFLKLEALEIKGKLHDFLKILYAGNDKLYIPVENIEVIKKYGNDNAELDKLGSSSWQRSKAKLKNRIKEIALHLIQIAAKRKLNSSASVEFDLEEYDKFCANFPFSETEDQLTAINDIKEDLRNGMLMDRLICGDVGFGKTEVAMRAVFMVAKSLNEHLPQVAVVVPTTILCSQHFSRFIERFKGFGLNIKQLSSVISAKEAKIIRSELESGKINIIIGTHSLLHKNTKFFNLKLLIIDEEQHFGVGQKEFLKSLKSSSHVLAMSATPIPRTLQMSMTGLKELSIIATPPLNRLEVRTMVMPFDPVIIRDALLREHFRGGRSFYVVPRIKDIEDIEKQLKQIVPELSYKIAHGKMTPSKIDEVMSEFYAGKFDILVSTTIIESGIDIAEANTMVIHKADMLGLSQLYQLRGRIGRGKVRGYAYLTVASHKKMTSHSLRRLEIIQNSCALGSGFTIASHDMDLRGFGNLIGEEQSGQIKEVGTELYQEMLEEQIAIFKDEPIVSEQLFIPTINLGLSVFIPDNYISDSALKLGLYRRIGNLSNEIEVEKFKDEMIDRFGSLPIEFNNLLDIVKIKLLCFKLNIENLDSGDNGFVIKFYKNADMTDKILKFVSTYSNQAKIKPDNKLVYIKKLVDKNIIVEVNQLLWKLGGCRLDVIPNTSLRGAKRRGNLIK from the coding sequence ATGTTACAACAAAAATTTCCGGCTACTGCCAAATCTTTCTTTGCAACCCATAATTTTACTAAGAATCTCAAGCAAGATTTTATCTTGAGTAGCAGTAATGAAGATGAAGCGTTGCAATTATACAAGCAAGCTTTATTTTTTTCTTCTAATGAAAATATTTATTACTTTCCAAGCTATGATACTATCCCTTACGACCATACGTCACCAAATGCAAATATCTTATCTAGACGTGCAGAAATATTAACCAAGCTAACAACAAATAATAGTAACGGCAAATTACTCATCACTTATGCAGCGAACTTATTAAACAAATTACCGCCGAAAGATTTTTTTTCTAAATATTTTTTAAAATTATCTCCTAAAATGAAATTTACTACGGATGAGCTTGCTATGTTTCTAGTAGAAAATAGTTTTACAAGAAATGCGAGTAGCATCGATGTCGGGGAATTTGCGGTTAGAGGCGAAATCATTGATATAATATTGCCTGGTCCTAAAGCTTATAGAATTAATTTTAGCTGGGATTATATTGAATCAATAAAAGAATTTGATATTGATACACAAATTTCAACTAAATCTTGCAGCGAACTCGTTATTAGTCCTGCAAATGAGATAGTTTTAAACTCTGAAACAAACGGTAATTTTAAGAATAATTACTTACGAAATTTTGGAGTTAATCATACCGATAATCCTTTATATGAGGCGGTGATATCGGGAAGAAAATTCGCAGGATATGAACAATTACTTCCATTATTTTATAATTCCTGCTCTAGCTTAGTAGATTACCTAAACGATCCTATTTTCATATTCGATAATTTATCAAAACAAGCCATTTTAGAGTTTGAGCATAGTTATAACGATTTTTATTCAGCAAGGTCAGAGGTAAATAAACTTAAATTTAATAGTTTCTATCCCACCCTTTCACCGACTGACTTATATTTTACCGCTTCTGAAATAACGGAATTACTAGAACAAAAAAATAATATATTTATTAGTTATGAAAATTCTGAGCAAGCAACTCTAATTGAAAATATTAGTTCTGCAAGTTTTATAGAAAAGAAAACGGTTTTCGATAAATTATTTGAGATTATTAAAGCTCATTCTTCTAAAAAAATCGTAATAGGTGCAGCTTCTTTAAGCGGTCTTGAGAGAATTAAAAGCATCACCCAAAATTATGAATATAAATATAATGAGATAAATAAATTAGATGAGGCTAAGGCTTCAGTAATAAATGTCGGGATAATTCCTTTAAATCAAAGCTTTTATACGAAAGAATATTTATTTATTACCGCTAGCGAATTATTAGAAGAAAAATCTAGCTCTACAAACACTAACAAAAAGCTTAAAAATATCTTGCTGGAGCTTGATAATTTAGCTGAAGGTGAGTTTGTAGTACACAAAGATCATGGAATAGGGCAGTTTTTAAAGCTAGAAGCTTTAGAAATCAAAGGCAAACTACATGATTTTTTAAAGATTTTATATGCCGGTAATGATAAATTATATATACCGGTTGAAAATATAGAGGTAATAAAAAAATACGGTAATGATAATGCAGAGCTTGATAAGCTTGGTAGTAGCTCATGGCAAAGAAGTAAGGCGAAACTTAAAAACCGTATAAAAGAGATAGCACTGCATTTAATACAAATAGCAGCTAAAAGGAAACTTAATAGCAGTGCTTCCGTTGAATTTGATCTTGAAGAATATGATAAATTTTGTGCTAATTTTCCTTTCAGCGAAACAGAAGACCAGTTAACCGCTATAAACGATATTAAAGAAGATCTAAGAAACGGTATGTTAATGGATAGGTTAATATGCGGTGATGTCGGGTTTGGTAAAACAGAGGTAGCAATGCGTGCCGTCTTTATGGTAGCAAAATCTCTAAATGAACATTTACCTCAAGTAGCTGTAGTTGTACCGACAACTATTTTATGTAGTCAACATTTTTCAAGGTTCATAGAAAGGTTTAAGGGATTTGGTTTAAATATTAAGCAATTATCTAGCGTTATTAGTGCTAAAGAAGCAAAAATTATAAGATCGGAGCTTGAAAGCGGTAAAATAAATATAATAATAGGCACTCATTCTTTATTACACAAAAATACAAAATTCTTTAATTTAAAATTGTTAATAATCGATGAAGAACAGCATTTCGGTGTTGGTCAAAAAGAATTTCTTAAATCACTAAAATCCTCTTCCCATGTACTTGCAATGTCGGCAACACCGATTCCTAGAACGCTGCAAATGTCAATGACCGGTTTAAAAGAACTTAGTATTATTGCAACGCCGCCTTTAAACAGGTTGGAAGTTCGGACGATGGTTATGCCGTTTGATCCCGTTATTATCAGAGATGCATTATTACGCGAACATTTTAGAGGTGGAAGAAGCTTTTATGTAGTTCCAAGAATTAAAGATATAGAGGATATCGAAAAACAATTAAAACAAATCGTGCCGGAATTAAGTTATAAAATAGCTCACGGAAAAATGACCCCGAGTAAAATTGATGAGGTTATGAGCGAGTTTTATGCCGGTAAATTCGATATACTAGTCTCAACTACTATTATAGAATCAGGAATTGATATAGCCGAAGCAAATACCATGGTCATACATAAGGCCGATATGCTGGGGCTTAGCCAGCTATATCAATTGCGTGGTCGGATAGGTCGAGGTAAAGTGCGGGGCTATGCCTATCTAACAGTAGCAAGTCATAAAAAGATGACGTCGCACTCCTTAAGACGTTTAGAGATAATACAAAATAGTTGTGCTTTAGGCTCAGGCTTTACTATTGCAAGCCATGATATGGATTTACGTGGCTTCGGTAATTTGATAGGTGAAGAACAATCAGGACAAATTAAAGAAGTAGGTACGGAACTCTATCAAGAAATGCTGGAAGAACAAATAGCTATTTTTAAAGATGAACCGATTGTCTCGGAGCAGCTCTTTATTCCGACTATTAATTTAGGATTATCCGTCTTTATTCCTGATAATTATATATCCGATTCAGCCCTTAAACTTGGGCTATATAGAAGAATAGGTAATTTAAGCAATGAGATAGAAGTAGAGAAATTTAAAGATGAGATGATTGATAGATTCGGCTCACTACCGATTGAATTTAATAATTTACTTGATATTGTAAAAATAAAACTATTATGCTTTAAGTTAAATATTGAGAATTTGGATTCAGGAGATAACGGATTTGTGATTAAATTTTATAAAAATGCCGATATGACCGATAAAATTTTGAAGTTCGTTAGTACTTACTCTAATCAGGCAAAAATCAAACCGGATAATAAATTAGTATATATCAAGAAATTAGTAGATAAAAATATAATTGTTGAAGTGAATCAGTTACTTTGGAAATTAGGGGGGTGTAGACTCGATGTCATTCCTAATACGTCATTGCGAGGAGCGAAGCGACGTGGCAATCTCATAAAGTAG
- the pspE gene encoding Rhodanese-related sulfurtransferase has product MSVQNICSTKAYDILISNDNAFLVDVRTKEEWQQVGIPHLDNKNKLVFLSWQLNKDFEDNFLSIIKDKIDAAIFFLCRSGYRSFIAANFIANMGYKNCYNISDGFEGNNQDKGWKQNNLPWQF; this is encoded by the coding sequence ATGTCGGTTCAAAATATCTGTTCTACAAAAGCTTATGATATATTAATTTCAAATGATAATGCTTTTCTTGTGGATGTTAGAACTAAAGAAGAGTGGCAACAAGTTGGGATACCTCATTTAGATAATAAAAATAAGTTGGTCTTTCTAAGTTGGCAATTGAATAAAGATTTTGAAGATAATTTTTTATCTATAATTAAAGATAAAATAGATGCAGCAATATTTTTTCTGTGTCGTTCAGGATATAGGTCATTTATCGCAGCAAATTTTATAGCTAATATGGGTTATAAAAATTGTTATAATATTAGTGACGGCTTTGAAGGAAATAATCAAGACAAAGGCTGGAAACAAAATAACTTACCGTGGCAGTTTTAA
- a CDS encoding Site-specific recombinases (Cassette chromosome recombinase B), with protein MQKRKIAAKTIIISRVSTKRQQQSGYSLTVQTLDSKEYCTDNNLDILKIYEFAESATTGKRKKFMEAINFAASQKEIVAVVADKIARLQRSFNELEMLEKFINDEKIELHFCLDKVVIHKYSMSHERMKWNAGIIAAKYCADYARDNMNCSIKHKLHHGEWISIPPVGYLHNANTTKKGRDRIFIDPNRAPLIKRIFELYAKGIYTLPEILEKTKEWGLTNLRGNKGYLCTTYLLQIIQNPFYYGVMYYKKGDKYYPHLYEPIISKELFDKCAIVLKEGNKFKESNKDYIFRGLIKCANTGKVATSDTKQKTYANGNVGVWNYLRIWDVDNPKKSIYIPEKKVLDDIESVLISMQLEPKFLEKVINYIKNSIDIEQEYYKKRKQELEVESAEFKMRIDRIKDLFSDNTFSREEYEWKLLEYTQKYQEIKNEIEMCNKADDSTKLISLVKIASSAYQTFIDLIAEEKRKLINLIFFDLKHDAEKLHYKLRPPFGNFIDLSKRKWKDIMYDLLTTTNHRTQINDTFFYI; from the coding sequence ATGCAAAAAAGAAAAATAGCAGCAAAAACAATAATAATCTCAAGAGTATCAACTAAACGTCAGCAGCAGTCAGGTTATTCACTTACAGTTCAAACATTAGACTCAAAAGAATATTGTACAGATAACAATTTAGATATTTTAAAAATTTATGAATTTGCTGAATCTGCTACAACGGGAAAACGTAAAAAATTTATGGAAGCAATCAATTTTGCTGCAAGCCAAAAAGAAATTGTAGCAGTAGTAGCAGATAAAATAGCTAGATTACAACGTAGTTTTAATGAATTAGAAATGCTTGAGAAGTTTATTAATGATGAAAAAATAGAGTTGCATTTTTGTTTGGACAAGGTTGTTATACATAAATACTCAATGTCGCACGAAAGAATGAAATGGAATGCAGGTATAATAGCTGCAAAATATTGTGCTGATTATGCACGTGATAATATGAATTGCAGTATTAAGCATAAATTACACCATGGTGAATGGATTAGCATTCCTCCTGTCGGTTATTTACATAATGCGAATACAACTAAAAAAGGCAGAGATAGAATATTTATTGATCCTAATAGAGCACCGCTTATAAAGCGAATATTTGAATTATATGCTAAAGGCATATATACTTTGCCTGAAATATTAGAAAAAACAAAGGAATGGGGTTTAACTAATTTAAGAGGTAATAAAGGTTATTTATGCACAACCTATCTTTTGCAGATTATTCAAAATCCCTTTTACTATGGAGTAATGTACTATAAAAAAGGTGATAAATATTATCCGCATTTATATGAACCTATTATTTCAAAAGAACTATTTGACAAATGTGCAATAGTTTTAAAAGAGGGAAATAAATTTAAAGAGAGTAATAAAGATTACATATTTAGGGGATTAATTAAATGTGCCAATACGGGTAAAGTTGCAACATCCGATACTAAACAAAAAACTTATGCTAACGGTAATGTTGGAGTTTGGAATTACTTAAGAATATGGGATGTAGATAACCCTAAAAAGTCAATATATATACCAGAAAAAAAAGTACTAGATGATATAGAAAGCGTTTTAATATCAATGCAATTAGAACCGAAATTTTTAGAAAAAGTAATAAACTATATAAAAAATTCGATAGATATAGAGCAAGAATATTACAAAAAACGTAAGCAGGAATTAGAGGTAGAAAGTGCCGAATTCAAAATGCGTATAGATAGAATAAAAGACTTATTTTCTGATAACACATTCAGTAGAGAAGAATATGAGTGGAAACTATTAGAATATACGCAAAAATATCAAGAAATAAAGAACGAAATTGAAATGTGCAATAAAGCAGATGATAGTACAAAACTGATTTCCTTAGTAAAAATTGCTTCTAGTGCTTATCAGACATTTATAGATTTGATTGCTGAAGAAAAAAGAAAATTAATAAATTTAATATTTTTTGACTTAAAGCACGATGCCGAAAAACTTCATTATAAGCTGCGTCCGCCATTTGGTAATTTTATAGATTTATCAAAGAGAAAATGGAAAGACATAATGTATGATTTGCTAACTACAACAAACCATCGAACCCAAATAAATGATACTTTTTTTTATATATAG
- the bcr1 gene encoding Bicyclomycin resistance protein (MFS type drug exporter): protein MKIIAKIPAWMLLCLFILSPTTETIYTSGLPSLTKYFGIDGGITQTTSTLYFLGFALGILTLGRLSDIYGRRPIALLGLFIYVISSIISIFAVNIEMLMIARFVQAFGVSVGSVIGQAMARDSYQGSELSYVYASLSPWLLFIPSLGSSIGGYIIEYSSWHYVFVFFSLTGTILLALYYKVLPETNSYIDFSQSSKYFEVLQVIIKDKILWLYAFIIGAFNGIYYGFFIEAPFIFIDKMKVSSSFYGKLAFLLSFAAIFGGFLGGYLIKKRHVHDKKVMGLGFIFSLCGCILFAVNAFILEVVSASHSLAIAMIFVPMMIHMVGHNLLIPMTLRYALVDYAKVTGTAGSIFGAIYYVVIAAVTYLVSKIHSETISNFALLCFVLSISSAISFYCIWVLYKKKHKL from the coding sequence ATGAAAATAATCGCTAAAATCCCGGCATGGATGCTTCTATGCTTATTTATTTTATCACCGACTACGGAAACAATTTATACTTCAGGATTACCGAGTTTAACCAAATATTTCGGCATTGACGGCGGTATCACTCAAACTACGTCTACATTATATTTTTTAGGATTTGCTCTCGGTATATTAACGCTTGGCAGATTATCGGATATTTACGGTAGAAGACCTATAGCTTTACTCGGGCTTTTTATTTATGTCATATCTTCAATTATCAGCATTTTTGCAGTTAATATAGAAATGCTGATGATAGCTCGTTTTGTACAAGCTTTCGGTGTAAGCGTGGGTTCTGTTATTGGGCAGGCTATGGCTAGAGATTCCTATCAAGGCTCAGAGTTATCATATGTCTATGCTAGCTTATCTCCGTGGCTGTTATTTATCCCTTCCCTCGGTTCATCTATAGGGGGCTATATTATAGAATATTCAAGCTGGCATTATGTTTTTGTATTTTTTAGTCTTACCGGTACTATATTACTAGCTTTATATTATAAAGTTTTACCTGAAACAAATTCTTATATAGATTTTTCACAAAGCAGTAAATATTTTGAGGTTTTGCAGGTAATTATTAAAGATAAAATTCTTTGGTTATATGCTTTTATCATCGGTGCATTTAACGGCATATATTATGGTTTTTTCATAGAAGCTCCTTTTATTTTTATTGATAAAATGAAAGTTTCGTCATCTTTTTACGGTAAATTAGCGTTTTTGTTATCTTTTGCCGCTATCTTTGGAGGATTTTTAGGAGGGTATTTAATAAAAAAACGCCATGTACATGATAAAAAAGTTATGGGTTTAGGATTTATTTTTAGTTTGTGCGGTTGTATATTATTTGCGGTAAATGCTTTTATATTAGAAGTGGTTTCAGCAAGTCATAGTCTTGCAATCGCTATGATATTTGTACCTATGATGATTCATATGGTTGGGCATAATCTACTTATCCCTATGACGCTTCGTTATGCACTGGTGGATTATGCTAAAGTAACAGGTACGGCCGGGTCTATATTCGGTGCAATATACTACGTAGTTATTGCTGCCGTAACTTATTTGGTTTCTAAAATACACAGCGAAACGATAAGCAATTTTGCTTTATTATGCTTCGTTTTAAGTATTAGCTCTGCTATTTCGTTTTATTGCATTTGGGTTTTATATAAGAAAAAACACAAATTATAA
- the pat1 gene encoding Patatin-like phospholipase — protein MAEKIDKRAFPKFDPRKEDKFLEDSSPQTKAYINIHEAGGLESVHKLPPEVEREINSNIKTNRVLALSGGGIKGISELMALIEIEERTGKSITELFPIISGTSVGGLIAALLTIPKEPGSKEAKYSAREALEIFKSSANDIFPDTFLGSVKQLFTHKYSQKPLKELLEKYLGDNRMDNTTSRLVIPVNDLTTNGGELEIFDSFHGYSPHVRVKDVLLATTAAPTYFKPIMDKAAVQGHEYASGTPYTYADGGLDANRPANEVLKLLKKGYIHKEQSHIREEKTLTREEQKEILDNTMVCAFNFSNDIEPTSSIPKIGFDGVIGWLVKGKLVSRLMNNMENSSTIEVKNDLSGEDEFFEIGLPITKETESLDDASPKNIEKLEEIGRKYVAENSEQIQRLCDTLIDNLNKEQAANQPVDLIDEGFEEEEDIANNEDAVNTPIAQALDSKDIKDIEPGKEELLAGIKEFFNPFIEKNPEAKADIENFLHEIKNWTLEEIENGIVSFKEASLKWQAEQNSLDVFSSCSMEALKEEMDLEGIDDEVSNHEILA, from the coding sequence ATGGCAGAAAAAATTGATAAGAGAGCTTTTCCTAAATTCGATCCTAGAAAGGAAGATAAATTTTTAGAAGACTCTTCACCTCAAACCAAAGCGTACATAAACATACATGAAGCTGGAGGACTAGAATCAGTACACAAATTACCTCCAGAAGTAGAGCGGGAAATAAACTCTAATATAAAAACTAATAGAGTACTTGCACTTTCCGGCGGTGGAATTAAAGGTATATCCGAATTAATGGCGCTTATAGAAATCGAAGAGAGAACAGGAAAATCTATTACTGAACTATTTCCTATTATTTCCGGTACTAGTGTCGGTGGTCTTATCGCCGCATTATTAACAATTCCGAAAGAGCCAGGTTCAAAAGAAGCAAAATATAGTGCTAGAGAAGCCCTTGAGATATTTAAGTCGAGTGCAAATGATATATTTCCTGATACTTTCTTAGGTTCAGTTAAGCAGTTATTTACTCATAAATATAGTCAGAAGCCTTTAAAAGAATTATTAGAAAAATATTTAGGCGATAATAGAATGGATAATACTACTTCCCGCCTTGTTATTCCAGTAAATGATTTGACTACTAACGGTGGAGAATTGGAAATTTTTGACAGCTTTCACGGTTATAGCCCTCATGTTAGGGTAAAAGACGTATTACTTGCAACAACAGCTGCACCTACATATTTTAAACCTATTATGGATAAAGCAGCCGTACAAGGACATGAATATGCTTCCGGCACTCCTTACACATATGCAGATGGAGGGTTAGACGCAAACAGACCGGCAAACGAGGTTTTAAAGTTGCTTAAAAAAGGCTATATACATAAAGAACAAAGTCATATACGCGAAGAAAAAACTCTCACACGTGAAGAACAGAAAGAGATATTAGACAATACTATGGTTTGTGCATTCAATTTCAGTAATGACATCGAACCTACGAGTTCCATACCTAAAATCGGCTTTGACGGGGTAATAGGTTGGCTTGTAAAAGGAAAATTAGTAAGCAGGCTTATGAACAATATGGAAAATTCTTCCACTATCGAGGTTAAAAATGATTTATCCGGTGAAGATGAATTTTTTGAAATAGGGTTACCTATTACTAAAGAGACTGAAAGTTTAGATGATGCAAGTCCTAAAAATATCGAAAAATTAGAAGAAATAGGACGTAAATATGTAGCAGAGAATAGCGAACAAATACAAAGATTATGTGATACTTTAATAGATAATTTAAATAAAGAACAAGCAGCTAATCAACCTGTAGATTTAATAGATGAAGGCTTTGAAGAAGAAGAGGATATAGCAAACAATGAGGATGCAGTTAATACACCGATAGCTCAAGCTCTAGATTCTAAAGATATAAAAGACATAGAACCTGGAAAAGAAGAATTATTAGCAGGTATCAAGGAATTTTTTAATCCATTCATCGAAAAAAATCCAGAAGCAAAAGCAGATATAGAGAATTTTTTACACGAAATAAAAAATTGGACATTAGAAGAAATTGAAAATGGTATTGTTAGTTTTAAAGAAGCTAGCTTAAAATGGCAAGCCGAGCAAAATAGCCTTGATGTATTTAGTAGCTGTAGTATGGAAGCCTTAAAGGAAGAGATGGATCTTGAAGGGATAGACGATGAGGTCTCAAACCATGAGATTTTAGCGTAA